Genomic DNA from Mycolicibacterium helvum:
GGTGGTCGCGACCGCGACGGTGGCCGCGTACGCCAGCCTCGGCGGGCTCGGCCGCTATCTGATCGACGGCATCAAGGTCCGCCAGTTTTATCTGGCTTTGGTGGGAGCGTTGTTGGTGACGGTGTTGGCCCTGGTGCTCGACGGGCTGCTGGCGCTGGCGGTGTGGTCCTCGGTACCCGGAACCGGGCGATTCCGGCGGATGCCGCAACCCCTGCTCGACGACGAGGTGAGTTTCGATGCGCAAGCACCCGCGTCACGGAAGGGTCGCAGTTCGCAACCTGGTTACGAACGGGGTGGCCCGTCGCATACGGTAGACGGGTGAGTGCAGCCAACGACGCGACAGAAAGCGCCTGGCCGGCCATCCTGACCTGGCGTGCGCACGACGATTCGCGGATGGAATCGGCTCGGGTCCAGCTATCGGGTAACCGGATCAAAGCCTATGGCCGCATCGTGGCCGCGGCCGCCGCGACGAATCCCGCCTTCAGCGCGTCCTACGACCTGGTGACCGATGAATCCGGCGCCACCAAGCGGCTGTCGCTGAGCGTGACCCTTGCCGAGCGGGATCGGCAATTGTCGATCGCCCGCGACGAAGAGAACATGTGGCTGATCACCGACCACCAGGGCCAGACGCGGGCCTCCTACGAAGGCGCCCTTGACGTCGACGTCGTCTTCAGCCCGTTCTTCAACGCGCTGCCTATCCGGCGCACCGGCCTGTACCGCCGAACCGATTCGGTGAATTTGCCGGTGGTGTACGTGAGTTTGCCCGACCTGACCGTCAAGCAGGCGTCGATCAGCTACACCAGCCTCGGCCCGGATAGCGGGGAAGGCATCAAGCTGCACTCGCCGGTCGCCCAGACCACGATCACCGTCGACAACGACGGGTTCATCCTCGACTACCCAGGACTGGCAGCGCGGATCTGATCACCCCGCCGGCGCGACCGGCGGCGGCCAGTTCTTCACGCCAGTTCTCCTCGCCGATGGCGATCGTCACGATCTGCGGGCGCGAGAAGCTGTCGTAGCGGATGCGGGCGGCGTGGCCGGCTTCGACCAGCTCGGCGACCGAACTCTTCTGAGCCAACGAGTCACGGGCCTGATTGAGCAGCTCCAGCGCGCGGTCCAGGGCAGGCAGCAGTTGCGCCGTGTTGGCTTCGCACATCGCCCGCACGAGGTCGGGGGCGGTGGCCGCGACCCTCGTGCCGTCGCGGAACGAGCCAGCAGCCAGGGCAAAGGCCAACGGCACTTCGCCGGCCGTGACGGCCAGTGCTTCGGCAAGCAGATGCGGCAGGTGCGAAATGCTCGCCGCGGCCGCGTCGTGCTCGTCGGACTTGGCCGGGACCACGACGGCATGGCAGTCCAGAGCCAGGTCCATCACCTGAGCCCACACGTGCGCATCGACGTGCTCGTCGACGCCGAGGACCCAGGGCGCGCCGGTGAACAGCCGCGCATCGCCCGCGGTCCAGCCCGAGTGCGCGGTGCCCGCCATCGGGTGGCCGCCGACGTAGCGATCCAGTAGCCCGGCCCTGCGCACCTCGTCGAGAACGGCGCCTTTCACGCTGATGACGTCCGTCAGTGGACAATCGGCGGCGACGTCCTTGACATGGCCGAGCAGTAAGGACACCGCCGGCATCGGGACGGCCAGCACGATCAGCGCGTTGCGATCGGCGGCCCATTGCAGGGCTTCAGTCAGGTCGGTGGTGGCGGCGAAGCCGTCGAAGCGGGCGCCCTGGGCGCCGTCGACGGATCGGTTGTAGCCGAACGCCTCACGGCCGGCTGCCACCGCCGCGCGCAGGAGCGACCCGCCGATCAGACCGAGGCCGAGGACGCAC
This window encodes:
- a CDS encoding prephenate dehydrogenase, whose product is MCVLGLGLIGGSLLRAAVAAGREAFGYNRSVDGAQGARFDGFAATTDLTEALQWAADRNALIVLAVPMPAVSLLLGHVKDVAADCPLTDVISVKGAVLDEVRRAGLLDRYVGGHPMAGTAHSGWTAGDARLFTGAPWVLGVDEHVDAHVWAQVMDLALDCHAVVVPAKSDEHDAAAASISHLPHLLAEALAVTAGEVPLAFALAAGSFRDGTRVAATAPDLVRAMCEANTAQLLPALDRALELLNQARDSLAQKSSVAELVEAGHAARIRYDSFSRPQIVTIAIGEENWREELAAAGRAGGVIRSALPVLGSRG
- a CDS encoding putative glycolipid-binding domain-containing protein; protein product: MSAANDATESAWPAILTWRAHDDSRMESARVQLSGNRIKAYGRIVAAAAATNPAFSASYDLVTDESGATKRLSLSVTLAERDRQLSIARDEENMWLITDHQGQTRASYEGALDVDVVFSPFFNALPIRRTGLYRRTDSVNLPVVYVSLPDLTVKQASISYTSLGPDSGEGIKLHSPVAQTTITVDNDGFILDYPGLAARI